The Pecten maximus chromosome 10, xPecMax1.1, whole genome shotgun sequence region TATCAACGTCAGACATTGGTTAGTTCCATAGAagtttttaatatcaatattggcAAACAGACCCCTTCCAGCCCTGTCTCGCAGGCTCCTGGGAAGTCAGCCccataatttatatcaatttgaatcCCAACCACATAGGAATGCTTCGtacaaaattttgttaaattattatCAGTGGCTAAGAAGGAGAgttcaattgttgacggaccGACGACAAACGCCGGAAtccggacgacggacgctggatgccggacgccacggtatggcataagctcaccttggtcctttagAAATGATGATCTAAAAATTATGTCTTGGTAAAAAGGAAATAACTTGAGGGGTATCAATGTGCACAAGGAAAGCAAGCGCAATCCAGAAAGTATGTGCTATGGGAGACAATTCCTACTTAAAGACCGAGCTTTTGATTAcacttttcatttaaaatctTATTATGTTTCAGACGTACAGTACAATTTGTATGCATGTCCTGTATGATCACAGACAACGCAATAGTCCTTGAAATATATGCTTTATCCATCTACGTCTGTGACAAACCTGATTACGATATATTAACAGAGAGAAAAAGTTCTTGCCTAATATTGCTTTTAAGTCAAATTCATGTTCTGTGGGAATATCACACTAGTTTTCCGTACAgttgaatatattttcattttttttccttttaacattttacaatTACAATGTTATTCATAtgaattaataacaaatatcaGCGTTAATTTGAGATaacaaaaatcattaaattGCAGTGTCAATTAGACTATTGTAGGATTTCGTTTAGTTGAAAATGATCAGATATACTTTTTCACTATTAACTGACCACAAGTCATAGCGCTCGTGTACAACTCGCACCTGGCTTTGATGCTATGACCTTGAGGAACAACCTTTAGGTTGCTGGGTCCTTCCTTCACCACAGATGTTTCCTGAGGAAGTTGAGTGATCGTTGCCAGGCGTCCCGTTGTGCCGCGGCGTGTTCCTTCGGATATCCTCCAGAGAGCAAGAAGTTATCTAAAAAAATCAATGCGTCAGGAAATGCATTCACATAGAATAATTCGCAAATGATAAAGCATTTCTAAGAAGTTATTAGTTTGGCCCTTCTAAATGAAAGGGATATGATAAACACATAATGGCCTACAAAATGCAATTGCAATGCTTCTAAATCATACAaaggtaaacaaacaaaatgtatagATCAAAAACATATCTTAACGACCACTTCCTGGTATGAACACTTATTTGTTCTAGCACTAGCTCTGTAAAGAAATTTCAAATCCTTAAATGTTAAATTCTTATTACAAAGAATGACTATCATATCAAGAATAGACAGTCAATGACAGCGAAGGATTCCGATTTGTTTAATATAAGaacaacattaaaatgatatacaaataaCACTGGTACAACTAATGCAATTTGATGTTTGTGATGATAAAGTATATACTATAAttaaactgttgtttttttctgaaaacaGTAACTTCGAACTCACTATACTGGTGTTTCGGGTTCGTCATGTTTAGAGCCTCTTGTATCTTGTCAGCTCCCCCGACCACTCGACATAAGGGGGTGTTTGGCAACTGTATCATGTGTCCTGCGCCTGGATATACAACAAATTCCGTCTTCTTTTTGCGGTAATCTTGTGGCATGAATTCCTCATAAAGTCGGACATTATGTTCCATCCGGGTCATTAGATCATCGCCACCCGATATTGTGAGGAGATTGGCGCCATGTGACCACGGCTACAACAGTAAAATTATTTTCTCGGATCACTCTACAGCTGAACTAAGTAAggatatttcataaaaacaGTAGAGTAGTAACATCTAAACAATGTGAGCTAAGTTCGAAAGAAGGTAAGATAACTCCTCTGGGATAAAATGAATGcgacatgatatataacatacaacaaGTATTTGTACAGTAATGATTAGAGAAATATTTCGGTCCTCAGTGTTTGCTTGGTTGGCGTATGAAGTAGTTGTTTTATCTTTTAGGTTGTCTCTAACTGGTTGTTTTTAGATATGTTAAGTGGTTCCTTATTGGTTGTTTCGCCAGTATTTTAGTGGTCTCTTGTTGGTTACCGGTATTCTGTCAGTATTTGATAGTCGCTAATTGGTTGTTTTGCAAGTACATTAAGTGGTCTCTCATTTGttagtttgtcagtatttaGTGGTCGCTCATTGGTTGTTACGCCAGTATATCAAGTCGTCTCTCATTGGTTGTTTCGCTAGTATATTAAGTTGTCTCCCGTTGGTTGTTTTGTCAGTATCCAGTGGTCGCTCATTGGTTATTTCGCCAGTAAATTAGTTTGTCTCCCGTTGGTTATTTTGTCAGTATCCAGTGATCGCTCATTGGTTGTTTTGCTAGTTAAGTGGTTCCTCATTACTTATTCGTTCAGTATTAAGGTTGCGGCCTCTCTTTGGTTCTTTGATTATAATATAAGTATCAGTATATTTCTTCGTCTGTTGTTGGTTGTAGTCTGTATATTATTTGGTCACTGACCGGTTGTTAGGCCACTTTACTTTTAGTGATCTCTCATTTGTTACGTGGTCAGTGAATCAAAACTTACCTTTAAATACGAGTCATCATGGATCACAAACATGTACTTTACCGACATCCCCTCGTTGTTCGTTTGGATAAGTGAATTATCAGTTctagaaaatgaagaaaatgcaAGTGTATACTGAATTTGAAGCTGTTTTTGCGCTGGATAATTctttaagatttttttctatatctattacGAAATTCATACTGAATAGTGGATACATTTCACGGGGCTACTACTTGGCGGTTGTCCCAGTCGAACCTAGTACGCGGGTATTAAATTTCGCGGAACACCGACTTGTAAACATTCTGAGTAAACATTTTggtgtgtctgtatatatataaacattcgCCCTGTAATTAGTTTTGCTCTGTATTTAATGATCACGAACATAGTGCAATAAAATCCCTCACGAATATTAGAAATTGTACAGTACGcatataaatgtgttattttctGACCCTGTACAAAGctacaaatatatgtacaaaaagTATATCATTTGACGCCATTCCAAAGTTACCTTGTTTTGCACCCAATATCCACTCCATTATGTGTCCAAAACCGGTGAGTATATGGCATCCCGTTGATATTGACGACTGCTCGGATCTATAATAAGAGATCCATCTGCATTTACCAGTGCGCCAACGAGAGTAACATttcatgtcaaaataaaatgttcatggCATCACTACCGACTGCGACAAGATGATAAAGAAGTTAGTCAATCTTAAGACTATCTACACTGTACAATTTAAAAGTTCTGTTAGATCTATGGCCGATTTCATAGCAAAACTGAcgcactataatatatatatatatatatcacatagcTTGACTTTTTAGCTATGAAATTCGTCTTTACACTAACACCATATGATACTTGTGTATTAACACTAGTATGACGTCGTAAATAAATGTCGTCAAACGAACGTCTGGCGTTTACGTTGCCTTCAGTATAGGGTAATAAATCGATCAGAATGTGTTGTGAGTAAAGAGTTATGCTAGTGTGCAAACTCGTGAAATGAATCCGCTACGACAAAATGACAGAATACACATGAAGATTCTTATCACTTTCCTCGATCAATGCAAATCAATggtgttaatttttttttctaaacaagtTTCTGACTACTTAGTTATCATATacgtttctaccacaataggtggaAGTTATGGAAtgatcattacaactgttgaataacaatcagtttataccacacgtggaataaactctaaatgcgtttttaggtcatatccttacaccacacctgatattgtgaaaagaacacaagttgacacaaaacaggtcagTTCATCCTCAGAaaagcttttctattgtggtagaaacaggtcacaccaactcgtggttgttgtatTTGGTATTTCGttcactctcgttagttatcttttaaaagttacaaaaacaccaGAAGCTGGAGTttatgtaacttttgaaaaataactaactcgagtgaaagaaataccacacacaacaaccactcgttgtgtaacctctatgtcCATAGAATACGTCCataccatgtatataaataacattattAGTATGACTGAGTCGTTGGAGGATGGACTTCTCAAAGAAAAGCCTGCTACACTGTTATTGTACGTAAAGCCACTCCAAAGTAATGAGTTGTTCTTTGggaaattggaaaaataaaagGGAGCGAACGagcgaatttttttttaatattttttgccGGAAATTTCATTTAGAGATTTTAAGAGGCGAGGGTCCTGATGTCGTGCGagcgatattttttttttttttttttaacttcattTTTTAAATGCAACAACTATTTATGGACATACTGTTTCTGGATAAAATTATGCTTgtgtcatttataaaaaaaaaaaaaataacataaaaataccatataaaaaagcAGAATATTGGGGAATGAGAGAAATGTTTTTGAAGAATTCACATTAAATGTGAAGTATTAAATAGTTGACTCAAACAACCCATTTTCCACCCACCCCACAATGATTACTTATATGAAATAGCCataacaaaatatcatcaaGCTACATTTTTCTATCATGTAATGCAGTGAAATGTACATAATGAGTAATCTCATACCTAAACAGAACAGAGGAAGTAAATGAACTATAATAATTACTCTGGACCACATTACAATAAATTGCAATACTAGATCTCAAAGTGAAATTGTATACATCCTGGAAGATAGACGGAAAACAATACTGATtattatattacaacaaatttacatttcaactCTGCACACACAGACAGGGCGATGGTTTTATAAGATATTTCTATCGATTCAAGTTTCAAAGGCGTAGCTGATATTTTAATCTTCTCCAGATTATCGAAGGGCATGTCGGATGCTGCGTtgaacgaatattcataccctgcctacactgctctccggcagggtatgaaggccctcccattgccgatagtgtagcaagccctGATGTGATTcaatgtgattcacatcggACAGTATTAAGCTCTGGTTATaattttctcggataaaaaaaaacatatgtaaattgatgattcttgtatctattatcaatattcaatccacaaacctgcacattacgtCAATTGTTTGAGAATAAAtggtaaaatccaaaacgagcaagacacacggaaatatcagttcaaacataccgccatctttgatacaagcgTAAAGGtaaatttccttataaggaaatcaaaataacttgatgctaatgagatttcccgcgagatttcaacagataaacagattcggagttatatacattttgtacctcGGTGAGGAAGGTAAATTCATTCTAAAATTGTTTAACTACACAAAGTAAGATGCGCTTTAatttcttcacaagagttacaaaaaactggttaaatatctctatgtatattttatcgtagtagcttcatccatatatagTCACGGGAACCATATTTGGGTCAgcatcctcgcgagagttcttcgagaagtatcatggcggatcacggagacaactccgagcagtataatatcagaatatgcgaattaaagatttccaTATTAGACGGTAGGCTACGTAGATTGCAAAATAGTATTAGAAATGCTTAATTATACtaactattactccaaagttaaacgatatccgctatttgtagcattttcgaggttcactgttttgcaACATTAGGAGCAATGgaagggaatcgtagctctgacgacgaccatctgtcagaaattgtccgtccgttgtccagagctacgttatcgcagctagatGCTGCGCTGCGTGATGAATAAATCGCAACATCGTTGGCATCGATGGCCGTGTTAGACATTTGTGCAGCTGCGCCCCTATATACACTTACTATCAAAACACCCATATTAATACTAAAAGTATGCCCAAAGTCGGTTTCTTGTATTATCTATTTAGTTGTGGACCTATATCTCGTCTTCCCTCGCGGTTTCTGTCTTccattttttgttattattcatCGGAATCAACGAGACGCTTATACGACTCTTGTTTCAAGCGTCTATGTGTGTTATAAATGACCGAGAAAAAACGGAAAACGGAAGAAAAGGGTGCGCggcaaaatttgtttttatttttttctggagATGGACATTTTCGGAGCGGGATTCCCGACGAATAACTGATTAATTTGGTGTGGCCTAAACATTGTAAATTCACGCATTTACTTTATGCTGACAACGGACAAACCAGTCCTCATCACcaaatattgtaattatttcaGCATACTTAATATAATTAATAACCGTTACAGTtacagttacaatataataggTTTGCAAAGACGCTCATCAAGTTGTTAGGTATTAGGGGAATAATAACAGCAATTAAAAAGAAAGCATTGGTCCTGGATGGGTTAAGCAGTTTTACTTTGGTGTACCCATGTCGACGGCACTAAGCAATTCATCATTTCTGAAAGGTCAAAATACCTTATTCGCAAACGCAGTGGGTAACAGCAGGTAGGTTATTTTCTTATTCCCGGTCTGTGAGGTTAAACTATCATGTgctataaatataaaagtataCATACATTCGGAATGGTCTGCGCCATCCACATTGCCATGGTTCCTCCAAGGCACAAAGACAATACTCCCAGACCATCTGAACGTACTGACGGTAAACTGGCAAACCATTTCGCCGCTTCCTGTATACCAAATATAACAGCAGAATTAGtgcattaatgataattaaaaaataagaCCACCGAATTACTTGTTTTCGATGAATTTCTACGTGTATATAAAATAGGTATGCCAGTCATTTTTTATTCCCTATTTGCGAtttgttaaagaaaataattttctttctgAAGTGGTCGTTATATTCACCTCGAAATAGTTGAGTTCAAAGTCTACCATCGTCTGCGGCAGACCCTTCCCGTGGACGTAAGACAAGGCCAGCGTGGCGAACCCCCGGGATGCAAGGAGAGCCGCTCGTCCCTCCACAATCGGCACTAGGCCGCCGTACATATCGATGACTCCCGGAAATGGACCCGGCCCTGTGGgttgtattattgtataaaatactACTTTCAGATTACGTAATGCCTTCGAAACAGACGATGGCAATAAACACCCCACTTATGTAGCATAAAAAATGACTGTAAATAATTGAAACATATCGTTTATaaaacacagacagacagaaatGGTTACCTTGTCATAAACATGTCATAAACATGTCATAAAGAGATTGGCTACCGATAGCTTTAGGATGCTGCAGAGATACGGGGAAATAGTAGCTCTATTGAAAAAAGAAACAGATCACCGTTATGATGACCACCTTTGCGTACAACTTCTTTGTAGCTTTATCTATAGTAATAAGTCAGGACAACAACTTTTTAAATGATAACGTGAAAATCAGCAATAGACTTAAGGGGATAGGACATGGTCTAACAATAAAGAACCGATTATAGGGGAAATTGACATAGATGATCTATGCACGACCATTTGCTCTGCTGCAAAACTCACTGTgcttttttatgtttattttctcGAAATCAAGACTTTTTGAAGAAAACcgcattttttttcaaaaaagcGATATTTAAAAATAGGAACGAAACAAAGCAGCGATTCTCTGTAGAAGGTTAGTGGTTACAGGGATAGTCCTAATTTAGTTGAGAAACTTTACGTACAAGTAAACAAAAACTTTTGGTTtgaatttaaacattaaaaaaaacgaCTTTTTCATGAATGAAATCAATACAGTATTTTTCCAGTGATAgtttatgataaatattagaTTATGGGAGAAAAAACAGATGAACTTACcatggaaataaaaataatacaacatatatttgtgtgtctTTGTATCGCATAAAAGAGTTTATATTTCATCATGTTGTTTTCCTGGTGTCCATGGTCAGTATGGCTTACAACTTCATTAGCATATGTACTCAAACCTAGACCTGACATTCGTTTAGAAATCTTTTACTAAGGAGACACCAGTTTATGAGAATTTCATAACACAGTTATGAGGACGTAAAAATCAGCAAATGTAATGAGCATGCGAAAACAATCAATTACATAAAATCAGCAAGACAATTAATGTAAACGTGCAAATCAGGAAAACACTTATTGAGAACGTGAAAATAAGGAAACACTTGACGATATCGTGAAAATCAGCAAGACACTTAATGAAAATAGTGCAAAGCAGCAAGACACTTAATGAGAAAGTAAAGATCAGCAAGACACTTAATGAAAACGTGAGAATCAGCACGACACTTAATGAGTACGTGAAAATCAGCACGACACTTAATGAGTACGTGAAAATCAGCAAGATTAACTTAATGGGAAAGTGAAGATCAGCAAGACACTTAATGAGGTAGTGAAAATTAGTGAGACACGTAATGAAAATAGTGAAAATCAGTAATGTCAAATGAGAACAATAACAACAATCTCTACCGCTTTGGTGGTTTTGTCACGTGTTATAAACGTAAGTTCAGTTAAGAAAAGTATCTACGAATTATTGGGCAACTGCCGAGCGCTTTTACATTGAATATATGCCGCCTATCATTAGGATTCATCTTACCGGTGTTTATAAATAATTGGGTTTATGTGAAAGAGTTAGAGTTATCATAAATATTCGATTTAATACTGCTAGGGGCGGAGCAGCTTAAGAAGGTGAAAGACCACtaaatatttatgttaattGCGGAAACTTTCACAATGCAAACAGTTGATCAacaatattttgtatcaacaagTTAGTGACATATCACCTTCGTGACGACGAATGTGAACATTTGTATGAAACTATTATAAAAGTCGTAGTGAAGTGTTTCCGCTTCGTAGAGATAAAGGGAAAAGTGAGAAATACCAAATAACTGGAAATGATCATAGTGAAAAAGTTACCTTCCGGTAGGAAAACAGTGCCCTGTAGTCGTGGATGGTCGATAGGAATTCGTCTTGTGTTGGAAGATTTGTACCATCTTTTGTGTTCAATCGATGCTAATAATTTTGTTCTGTCTTTGAGGTAGTCAGAAGGGCTATCAGACTCTGGGAAGACACTGAAGGTGATTATCCTAGGTTTGATAGCTCTGGGTTGGAACATTCTCGTGTGTGCTGGTAACCATGGTGCTGCCACCATGCTCCAAATCAAACCCATAGGATCAGTCTCTGTGGATGagaatagttatatataacacattttcgcggatattttacaaatacatgGACCGTATAAAAGTTACAGGTGAATACAACACTGAGAGAACAACAACATTTGTGTGGCATGCGATTGATAAGGAAATCAAGGACGATTTTCTACTCCAGATCTACCGGGTAAGTCTTTCATTGAGCAGTATTTTACATGTGTAGACGTAGTATTTGAATTGTTTTAATTCGTCACAATGTATTACCCTATATGTACTTATTTGATTATGTTATCATTCCATATCCAGCTAGTAATCACTTTGTAAGGCGTTGTAAGACATTGTCGATGGgatgttgttatatacaggcAATATgtcttcacgtgaatttcacgtgaaaagcggtaaaaaaagtgaatttcacgtgaagaagaaatttttcatgtgaatttcacgtgaaaaatttcacatgaaattcacgtgaaattcacgtgaagaaaCATTGGCTGTGTACAGGTATCATTTCTAGGAGGACTTGGTCCAAATATACGAGGACGTAAATCTCCAAAAACACTCAGGgccaatacatgtatgtcacaaTGGGcacaccatcaaactgccatcccatactaataattctaaccaagtttgGATTATCTTAAATGGTTATTTAACAGGTAAAAACTACAGTGAGTGTTACCTTCTCCTAGGGGGAAATGTAAGACACCGAGGTCATGGAATTCTCTATTTTAGAAACGCACCTTAAGACCGTCATCTATTTGCTAATGTATACATTGCAACAGTTAATCCTATATTATGTGTcttcatgaggattttataaaatttcaatCGATTTGACCGTTTTGGCCTCGCTCATCATCCCTTGGGGGTCAGTAAGAGCTAGTAGGTACATAACGTCAACCAGACATCCCATACTGGTAATTAATATCAacttcagattttttttcaatggcAATTCCAGCCAAAGGAATGGTGCTCAAAATGTCAGTTTTCTATGCAAACTACGGTAAATTGTACCTCTCCTGAGGTGGAACTTGATATCCTatggtcatgaaattcacaatttttgtaaaacatCTATAGACTAatccatctatgaaaagtgtTGTTATCAACCGTTTTTCGAAG contains the following coding sequences:
- the LOC117335375 gene encoding bile acid-CoA:amino acid N-acyltransferase-like, translating into MTTCTALGLGLRRAWIQSQTLKTTQRIVRLLAYEHAVCPRQSQKCQSTYTQSMGFVTSSNPGVRLGVDKSECLMDEDIAVKVTGLSPNERVTVLATTDQDGNIFWSHGLFRANDCGLVDLSTDSPIRGSYDETDPMGLIWSMVAAPWLPAHTRMFQPRAIKPRIITFSVFPESDSPSDYLKDRTKLLASIEHKRWYKSSNTRRIPIDHPRLQGTVFLPEGPGPFPGVIDMYGGLVPIVEGRAALLASRGFATLALSYVHGKGLPQTMVDFELNYFEEAAKWFASLPSVRSDGLGVLSLCLGGTMAMWMAQTIPNIRAVVNINGMPYTHRFWTHNGVDIGCKTRTDNSLIQTNNEGMSVKYMFVIHDDSYLKPWSHGANLLTISGGDDLMTRMEHNVRLYEEFMPQDYRKKKTEFVVYPGAGHMIQLPNTPLCRVVGGADKIQEALNMTNPKHQYNNFLLSGGYPKEHAAAQRDAWQRSLNFLRKHLW